One Phragmites australis chromosome 23, lpPhrAust1.1, whole genome shotgun sequence DNA window includes the following coding sequences:
- the LOC133905861 gene encoding scarecrow-like protein 3, translating into MDMFLEDTLSSATSSLYSPSPHGHGSWVQELSQDQQSVQLVGLLYQCAAEVAAGAFGRANFYLEQITQLASLDAPHTLQRLAAVFADALARKLLNLVPGLSRALLSTANSLEAHLVPAARRHLFDMLPFMKLAYLTTNHAILEAMEGEKFVHVVDFSGPAANPVQWIALFHAFCSRRGGPPHLRITAVHDSKEFLENMTGVLTKEAEAFDIPFQFSAVEARLDELNTDALRHSLRVRSGEALAISVMAQLHRLLAADDANRRHGGSSCLTPLQIIARSSPNSFGELLERELNTRLQLSPDSSVLSSLSPQSPVLAAQQRPAKLGSFLSAVKALSPKIMVVSEPEANHNAATFQERFDEALNYYASLFDCLERASAAHRCAAERTSVERLVLGEEIRGVVAREGAERKERHERLAQWTRRMEAAGMERVGLSYSGMMEARKLLQSCGRGGYEVIHDARGEGFFFCWHRKPLYSVSAWRPAACRLSS; encoded by the coding sequence ATGGACATGTTCCTGGAGGACACGCTGTCGTCGGCGACATCGTCTCTGTACTCGCCGTCGCCGCACGGCCACGGCTCGTGGGTTCAGGAGCTGAGCCAGGACCAGCAGAGCGTGCAGCTCGTCGGCCTGCTGTACCAGtgcgccgccgaggtggcggccggcgcctTCGGCCGCGCCAACTTCTACCTGGAGCAGATCACGCAGCTGGCCTCCCTGGACGCACCCCACACGCTGCAGCGCCTCGCCGCCGTCTTCGCGGACGCGCTCGCGCGCAAGCTGCTCAACCTCGTGCCGGGACTCTCGCGCGCGCTGCTGTCCACGGCCAACTCCCTCGAAGCGCACCTCGTCCCGGCCGCGCGCCGCCACCTGTTCGACATGCTCCCGTTCATGAAGCTCGCGTACCTGACCaccaaccacgccattctggaGGCGATGGAGGGGGAGAAATTCGTGCACGTCGTTGACTTCTCCGGCCCAGCCGCCAACCCGGTGCAGTGGATCGCGCTCTTCCACGCCTTCTGCAGCCGCCGCGGGGGGCCGCCGCACCTCCGCATCACCGCCGTCCACGACAGCAAGGAGTTCCTTGAGAACATGACCGGCGTGCTCACCAAGGAGGCCGAGGCGTTCGACATCCCGTTCCAATTCAGTGCCGTAGAGGCGAGGCTCGACGAGCTGAACACGGACGCGCTCCGGCACAGCCTCCGCGTCAGGTCCGGCGAGGCGCTTGCAATCAGCGTCATGGCGCAGCTTCACCGCCTCCTCGCGGCCGACGACGCCAACAGGAGGCACGGGGGCAGCAGCTGCCTGACCCCGCTGCAGATCATCGCGCGGTCCAGCCCGAACAGCTTCGGCGAGCTGCTGGAGAGGGAGCTGAACACGCGGCTCCAGCTGAGCCCTGACTCGTCGGTCCTCTCGTCGCTCTCGCCGCAGTCCCCGGTACTGGCGGCGCAACAGAGGCCAGCGAAGCTGGGGAGCTTCCTGTCAGCGGTGAAAGCGCTGTCCCCGAAGATCATGGTGGTGTCGGAGCCGGAGGCGAACCACAACGCGGCCACGTTCCAGGAGCGGTTCGACGAGGCGCTCAACTACTACGCGTCTCTGTTCGACTGCCTGGAGCGCGCGTCGGCGGCGCACAGGTGCGCGGCGGAGCGGACGAGTGTGGAGCGGCTGGTACTGGGGGAGGAGATCCGCGGCGTCGTGGCGCGGGAGGGCGCGGAGAGGAAGGAGCGGCACGAGCGGCTGGCGCAGTGGACGCGGCGGATGGAGGCGGCAGGGATGGAGCGCGTGGGGCTGAGCTACAGCGGCATGATGGAGGCGCGGAAGCTGCTGCAGAGCTGCGGGAGGGGCGGGTACGAGGTGATCCACGACGCGCGCGGCGAGGGCTTCTTCTTCTGCTGGCACAGGAAGCCGCTCTACTCCGTCTCCGCCTGgaggccggcggcgtgccggCTCAGCTCGTAG